One window from the genome of Lutra lutra chromosome X, mLutLut1.2, whole genome shotgun sequence encodes:
- the CNGA2 gene encoding cyclic nucleotide-gated olfactory channel, translated as MTEKSNGVKSSTANNHNHHAPLAIKANGKDDHRSSSRPQSAADDDTSSELQRLAEMDAPQRGRGGFHRIVRLVGIIREWANKNFREEEPRPDSFLERFRGPELQTVTTQQGDGKGNKDNEDKNTKKKFELFVLDPAGDWYYRWLFVIAMPVLYNWCLLVARACFSDLQKGYYLVWLVLDYFSDVVYITDLFIRLRTGFLEQGLLVKDPKKLRDNYIHTLQFKLDVASIIPTDLIYFAVGIHSPELRFNRLLHFARMFEFFDRTETRTSYPNIFRISNLVLYILVIIHWNACIYYAISKSIGFGVDTWVYPNITDPEYGYLAREYIYCLYWSTLTLTTIGETPPPVKDEEYLFVIFDFLIGVLIFATIVGNVGSMISNMNATRAEFQAKIDAVKHYMQFRKVSKEMEAKVIKWFDYLWTNKKSVDEREVLKNLPAKLRAEIAINVHLSTLKKVRIFQDCEAGLLVELVLKLRPQVFSPGDYICRKGDIGKEMYIIKEGKLAVVADDGVTQYALLSAGSCFGEISILNIKGSKMGNRRTANIRSIGYSDLFCLSKDDLMEAVTEYPDAKKVLEERGREILMKEGLLDENEVAASMEVDVQEKLEQLETNMETLYTRFGRLLAEYTGAQQKLKQRITVLETKMKQNNEEDYLSDGMNSPEPAAAVEP; from the exons ATGACAGAAAAATCCAATGGTGTGAAGAGTTCCACAGCCAATAACCACAACCACCACGCACCTCTGGCCATCAAGGCCAATGGCAAAGATGACCACAGATCCAGTAGTAG GCCCCAGTCTGCAGCTGACGATGACACCTCCTCAGAACTGCAGAGGCTGGCAGAGATGGATGCCCCCcagcgggggaggggtggcttCCATAG GATTGTCCGCCTGGTGGGGATCATCAGAGAGTGGGCCAACAAGAATTTTCGTGAGGAGGAACCTCGTCCTGACTCATTCCTTGAGCGTTTCCGTGGGCCTGAGCTCCAGACCGTGACAACACAGCAAGGGGATGGCAAAGGCAACAAGGACAATGAGGACAAGAACACAAA GAAGAAATTTGAGCTATTTGTCTTGGATCCAGCTGGAGACTGGTACTACCGCTGGCTATTTGTCATTGCTATGCCTGTCCTCTACAACTGGTGCCTCCTGGTGGccag AGCTTGCTTCAGTGACCTACAGAAAGGCTACTATCTAGTGTGGCTGGTGCTGGACTACTTCTCAGACGTAGTGTATATCACCGACCTCTTCATTCGATTGCGCACAG GTTTTCTGGAGCAGGGGCTGCTGGTCAAAGATCCTAAGAAGTTGCGGGACAACTATATCCACACTCTACAGTTCAAGCTGGATGTGGCTTCTATCATTCCCACAGACCTGATCTATTTTGCTGTGGGCATCCACAGCCCTGAGCTGCGCTTTAACCGCCTGTTACACTTTGCCCGCATGTTTGAATTCTTTGACCGCACTGAGACACGCACCAGCTACCCCAACATCTTCCGAATCAGCAACCTGGTCCTCTACATCTTGGTCATCATCCACTGGAATGCCTGCATTTACTATGCCATTTCCAAGTCCATTGGCTTTGGGGTTGACACCTGGGTTTATCCCAACATCACTGACCCTGAGTATGGCTACCTGGCTAGGGAATACATCTACTGCCTTTACTGGTCTACCCTGACACTCACCACCATTGGGGAGACACCACCCCCTGTAAAGGATGAGGAGTACTTATTTGTCATCTTTGACTTCCTGATTGGTGTCCTCATCTTTGCCACTATTGTGGGAAATGTGGGCTCCATGATCTCCAACATGAATGCCACCCGGGCTGAATTTCAGGCCAAGATTGATGCTGTCAAACATTACATGCAGTTCCGAAAAGTCAGCAAGGAGATGGAAGCCAAGGTCATTAAGTGGTTTGACTACCTGTGGACCAATAAGAAGAGTGTGGATGAGAGGGAAGTTCTCAAGAACTTGCCAGCCAAGCTGAGGGCTGAGATAGCCATCAATGTCCATCTATCCACACTCAAAAAAGTGCGCATCTTCCAGGATTGTGAGGCTGGCCTGCTGGTGGAGCTGGTATTGAAACTCCGTCCTCAAGTCTTCAGCCCTGGAGATTACATTTGCCGCAAGGGGGATATTGGCAAGGAGATGTACATAATCAAGGAAGGCAAATTGGCAGTAGTGGCAGATGATGGTGTTACTCAATATGCCTTGCTCTCAGCTGGTAGTTGCTTTGGAGAGATCAGTATCCTTAACATTAAGGGCAGCAAAATGGGCAATCGACGCACAGCCAATATCCGTAGCATTGGTTACTCAGATCTCTTTTGCTTGTCCAAGGATGATCTTATGGAAGCTGTGACTGAATACCCTGATGCCAAGAAGGTCTTGGAGGAGAGGGGCCGGGAGATCCTGATGAAGGAGGGGCTTCTGGATGAGAATGAGGTGGCAGCCAGCATGGAAGTAGATGTGCAGGAGAAGCTAGAGCAGCTGGAGACCAACATGGAGACCTTGTACACTCGCTTTGGCCGCCTGCTGGCTGAGTACACAGGAGCCCAGCAGAAACTCAAGCAGCGCATTACGGTTCTAGAAACCAAGATGAAGCAGAACAATGAAGAGGATTACCTGTCAGATGGGATGAACAGCCCTGAGCCAGCTGCTGCTGTTGAGCCATAA